The Magnolia sinica isolate HGM2019 chromosome 9, MsV1, whole genome shotgun sequence genome contains a region encoding:
- the LOC131255448 gene encoding probable LRR receptor-like serine/threonine-protein kinase At3g47570, translated as MEFPRSNLRVLWSFILFHAILLSSINPCSPSVFTLKNETDRLALLSFKYGISEDPLGILSSWNDSLHFCKWKGITCSRRHHQRVMSLNLRYHSLVGHLSPHIGNLSFLRRIDLSNNKFQGQIPQEIDRLFRLQHLNLSVNSLHGEIPSNLSHCSKLVAIHIEQNQLDGKLPTELGSLSKLIALNVYSNNLSGSIPPSLGNLSSLTTLRLTSNNFDGQIPNQLGQLAGIINFLIAGNQLSGTIPPSIYNLSSIQVFSVAANRLHGRIPPNLGLAFPRLQWFALGRNQFTGPIPISLSNASSLGAVDFSSNSFSGHVPLNLGSLSRLYLLNIEMNQLGSREGDDLSFLTSLTNCTRLKVMSAATNNLYGELPSSIANLSTQLNVLLLGRNKIFGIIPKGIENLISLYVLSLAENSLKGIIPDAIGKLDKLQVLRMFQNKLSGRIPSSIGNITRLSFLYLDGNGFHGNIPSSFANWGFMEELYISRNKLNGTILNQVGAAIISLDRNSFTGSLLLEVDNFENIREMDISENKLSGEIPNMLGKCQSMELLDMHGNLFQGTIPESLRNLKGIIELDLSRNNLSGQIPKYFEELLYLQYLNLSFNNFEGEVPKRGIFKNASAISVVGNSKLCGGIPELQLPGCPKQASKKRGKPLAPTVKVTVITVVLSSFLLSCIIAALYWRRNSQKKATSPSSTQNQWLQVSYADLLQATDGFSSANLIGVGSFGSVYKGILECFETLVAVKVLNLLQQGAFKSFAAECQALRNIRHRNLLKILTVCSSTDFNGNDFKALVFEYMHNGSLEKWLHPNVDEQPQLRSLNLTQRLNIAIDVASALDYLHHHSKIPIVHRDLKPSNVLLDDDMVAHVGDFGLTRFLSEAAEGFSQNQTTTSGIKGSIGYIPPEYGMGGKASTHGDVYSYGILLLEMITGKQPTDDMFKDNQSLHHFAKSAFPEQVMEIIDPRLLLEDAEAIRDSENRNNLINRTHDCLVSLVSVGVSCSVESPKERMKMRDIVMKMHAIKDLYMEVGIHQQRQNRPLFLGEGSSYVSNY; from the exons ATGGAATTCCCACGTTCCAATCTCAGGGTATTATGGTCATTTATCCTTTTCCATGCAATCCTTCTCTCCTCCATCAACCCCTGCTCACCCTCTGTATTTACattgaaaaatgagacagatcgacTCGCATTGCTCTCATTCAAATATGGTATTTCCGAAGATCCTCTTGGAATCTTGAGTTCATGGAACGATTCTCTCCATTTCTGCAAATGGAAGGGAATCACCTGCAGTCGCCGCCATCATCAAAGGGTCATGAGCTTGAACCTCAGGTACcacagcctggtgggccacttatCACCTCACATTGGAAATCTCTCTTTCCTGAGAAGAATCGATCTCTCCAACAACAAATTCCAAGGCCAAATCCCTCAAGAAATAGACCGTCTATTCCGGTTGCAGCATCTCAATCTGTCCGTAAATTCACTGCATGGAgaaattccatccaatctgagcCACTGCTCAAAACTCGTAGCCATTCACATCGAGCAGAATCAGTTGGACGGAAAGCTTCCCACTGAGCTTGGCTCTTTGTCAAAGCTCATTGCTCTTAACGTCTACAGCAACAATCTCAGTGGAAGCATCCCACCTTCGTTGGGGAACCTTTCGTCTCTCACGACTCTTCGTCTAACATCTAACAATTTTGACGGGCAAATTCCAAACCAGCTTGGTCAATTGGCAGGCATTATCAATTTTCTAATAGCTGGAAATCAGTTATCAGGTACGATTCCACCATCGATTTATAATCTCTCATCCATCCAAGTGTTTAGCGTGGCAGCTAACCGGCTACATGGAAGAATTCCCCCCAACCTAGGCCTTGCTTTTCCGCGCCTGCAATGGTTTGCTTTAGGAAGAAACCAATTCACTGGACCGATTCCAATTTCATTGTCCAATGCTTCAAGTCTCGGAGCTGTTGATTTTAGCTCCAACAGTTTTAGTGGACATGTGCCTTTGAATCTAGGAAGTCTTTCGCGTCTCTACCTTTTAAATATTGAGATGAATCAGCTTGGAAGCAGGGAAGGTGATGACCTGAGCTTCCTCACTTCACTTACCAACTGCACCCGTCTGAAAGTTATGAGTGCAGCTACCAATAATCTCTATGGTGAGTTGCCCAGCTCTATTGCTAATCTCTCGACACAGCTAAACGTGCTCCTTTTAGGGAGAAACAAGATATTTGGAATCATTcccaagggaattgagaatctcaTTAGCTTGTATGTTCTGAGTCTGGCAGAGAACTCCCTGAAGGGTATTATTCCAGATGCTattgggaagcttgacaagttgcaaGTCTTGAGaatgtttcaaaataaactttCAGGGCGAATCCCATCTTCAATTGGTAACATTACTCGATTGAGCTTTCTCTACTTGGATGGAAATGGTTTCCATGGAAACATACCATCAAGTTTTGCAAATTGGGGATTTATGGAAGAATTGTACATTTCTCGAAATAAACTCAATGGTACCATCCTCAACCAAGTCGGCGCAGCTATAATCTCCCTGGATCGCAATTCATTCACTGGGTCTCTCCTGCTGGAAGTTGATAACTTCGAAAATATTAGGGAGATGGACATCTCAGAGAACAAACTATCAGGTGAAATTCCAAATATGTTGGGAAAGTGTCAAAGCATGGAGTTGCTTGATATGCATGGCAACTTGTTTCAAGGAACCATTCCAGAGTCTCTAAGGAATTTGAAAGGTATCATAGAGCTAGATCTTTCGCGCAATAACTTGTCAGGGCAGATTCCAAAGTATTTTGAAGAACTTCTTTACTTACAGTATTTGAATTTATCATTCAATAATTTCGAAGGTGAAGTGCCCAAAAGAGGGATCTTTAAAAATGCCAGCGCAATTTCAGTTGTCGGAAACAGCAAACTCTGTGGAGGTATCCCAGAACTACAATTGCCAGGGTGCCCTAAGCAAGCTTCTAAGAAACGAGGGAAGCCTCTAGCTCCCACAGTAAAAGTCACAGTCATTACTGTGGTTTTATCTTCGTTTCTCCTGTCGTGTATCATTGCAGCTCTTTATTGGAGAAGAAATTCTCAAAAGAAAGCTACTTCTCCATCTTCCACACAGAATCAGTGGTTACAAGTTTCTTATGCAGATCTCCTTCAAGCAACAGATGGGTTTTCCTCAGCTAATTTAATTGGTGTGGGAAGTTTTGGTTCTGTATATAAAGGAATTCTAGAATGCTTTGAAACACTTGTTGCAGTGAAGGTACTCAACCTCCTGCAACAAGGAGCTTTTAAGAGTTTTGCAGCTGAATGCCAAGCATTAAGAAACATCCGGCATCGAAATCTTCTCAAGATCTTAACAGTTTGCTCGAGCACTGATTTtaatggcaatgatttcaaagctCTAGTGTTTGAGTACATGCATAATGGTAGTCTGGAGAAGTGGTTGCATCCAAATGTAGATGAACAACCTCAACTGAGGAGTTTGAATCTTACCCAGAGGCTAAATATAGCCATTGATGTGGCTTCAGCATTAGATTATCTTCATCATCATTCCAAAATACCAATTGTTCATCGAGACCTAAAACCAAGCAATGTTCTTCTCGATGATGATATGGTTGCCCACGTGGGTGACTTTGGTTTAACAAGGTTCCTCTCTGAAGCTGCAGAAGGTTTCTCCCAAAATCAAACTACCACATCTGGGATTAAGGGATCGATTGGGTATATTCCTCCAG AGTATGGGATGGGCGGTAAGGCGTCCACACATGGAGATGTATACAGTTATGGGATCCTTCTACTCGAGATGATCACTGGAAAGCAACCAACCGATGACATGTTTAAGGACAATCAGAGCCTTCATCACTTTGCAAAGTCAGCTTTCCCTGAACAAGTAATGGAGATTATAGATCCAAGACTTCTCTTAGAAGATGCTGAAGCAATTCGAGACAGTGAAAATCGTAACAATTTGATAAATAGAACGCATGATTGCTTGGTTTCATTGGTCAGCGTTGGTGTATCGTGTTCTgtagaatcgccaaaggaacgaatGAAGATGAGAGACATTGTCATGAAAATGCATGCAATTAAAGACTTATATATGGAGGTTGGGATTCACCAACAGAGACAAAATAGGCCCCTATTTTTAGGTGAGGGTTCATCTTACGTCAGTAACTACTAA